GGTGGTCGCGACGTTTCTGGCCGACGGCCATGACGTGGCGGCCGGCGTGCGGCAGCAGCTCGAGGCCGATGCGGCGCGCACGCCGGGGCTGCGGCTGCTGGACGGCCGCTTCATGGTGATCCGCCAGGCCATGGGCCTGCCGAAAAGCCGTGGCGAGGCGGCGGCCGGCTTCCTGAACGGGTTCGTCGAGGCCCGCAAGGCGTCGGGCTTCGTGGCCGGTGCGCTCGAACGGCACGGCATCGCCGGCGCGTCGGTGGCGCCGGCCGGGGGCCGTTAGCGGCGCGGCTCGCCGAGCGTCCTGCCGCGGCCGGCAACCAGCGCCGCCCGTGCGGGGTCCGGACGCGCAGCTGGCGGGAGCGGCGGCGAAGCCGCGAGCGCGGCGCCCCGGGCCTCGGCTGCCCCCTGCAACAACGGCAGCGCCCGCCGGATGTGCTCGGCGAACGCCGCGATCAACGGCGGGGGCGGCTGGCGTTCGAGCTGCAGCGTGATGCTGACGGCCGGCAGCGGCGGCAGCGGCGGCAGCGGCGGCAGCGCGGTGAGCCCGGCCAGGCTGCTGCTCGGCATGGAGATCGTCGAGGACCGCCGTACCAAGGCGCCCGACCACGGACTCGGCGCGAGGATCACGCGCGAATGCGTGAATCTCGGGCTCAGCATGAACATCGTGCAACTGCCGGGGATGGGCGGCGTGTTCCGGATCGCACCGCCGCTGACCGTCAGCGACGAGGCCGTCGATCTCGGCATCGCGCTGCTCGGGCAGGCGATCGAGCGGTCGCGATAGGCGCGGAGGGTGGGGAGGGTGGGGAAAGTCGGGGTCGGCCGGGCCGGCGCGTGCCGCCGGGGGCTGACGGCGAAGAACGGGGCGGCAAGGTTGCCGTTGCCGCCCCGCTGCCGGGCCTCGCGCGCCGCGCGTGAGGTCTGCGCGGGGCGTCCATCGCCTCGGGCCTCAGCCGCGCGTGTTCGTCGCGACGTCGACGCTGGCCTTGATCGCGTTCGAGTACGGGCAGATGTCGTGGGTGGTCTCGACCAGTTTGGCCGCGTCCGCCTCGGGCACGCCCGGCAGGTAGACGTCGAGCGCCGCGGTGATGCCGAAGCCGCCTTCCGAGCGCGGGCCGATGCCGATCGTCGCCGTGACGGTGGTGCCTTCCGGCACCTTGATCTTGGTCTGCTGCGAGGCCACGCGCATCGCGCCGAGGAAGCAGGCCGAGTAGCCGAGTGCGAACAGCTTCTCGGGATTCGCGCCGTCGCCGCCCGGGCCGCCAAGCTCCTTCGGCACGCTGAGCTGGAACGACAGCGTGCCGTCGGCCAGCTCGGTCTTGCCGTCGCGGCCGCCGCCGGAGGCGGTGGCGGTGGTCTTGTACTTCGCATCAACTGACATGAGTGGCTCCTGTTCGAGTTGGCATGGCTGCCCATGGTAAGCGCGCGCCGCCGGTTTCGTCCATCGCGGCCCGCGCCCCTCGGGCCGCACGCCGTGCCGGGCGGCGCCGGCACCGTCTCGCCTAGCAAGGCCCGCGCCCGTCGTGCCGCGGCATCCGTCGGCACGTCCGGCCCCACCTTCGCGCGGTTCATGCAGGCCAGCGTCGTGAAGCGCCTCGCGTTGTTGTTCGAGAAGACGGGAGAGAGTATTTTTCCACTACCCGATTCCACCCTCCGCGCCGGCGCAGCGAGGGCGGCGCGCGCACGACCTGCTGGGGAGCCGTTCCATGCCGTATTCGAACCCGCGCGCCACGCGCGCGCCTTACCCCGCCGCGCTGCGCGCCATCCTCAACATCGCCGCGGCCGACCAGAGCGGCGCGTGGCTCGCGCATTGGCCGCTGCTGAGCCGCGGTGCCACGCCGCTGCTCGAGCTGCCGGGCGCGGCCGCGCGGCTCGGCCTTGCGCGGCTCGCCGTGAAGGACGAGGCGGCGCGCTCGCCGCTCGGCAGCTTCAAGGCGCTCGGCGCGCCGGTCGCGCTGCTGCGGCTGATCCGGCCGCGCTGATCGCCGGCCGCCACGCCGGGCAGCTCGCCGCGCTGACCGTGATCAGCGCCACCGACGGCAATCACGGCAGGGCGCTCGCCGCCGCCGCGCGCGCCGTGGGCTGCGCCTGCGTGATCGTGCTGCACGCCAGGGTGGGCGCCGAGCGCGAGCGGGCGATCGCCGCGCAGGGCGCGCGCATCGTGCGCATCGCCGGCAACTACGACGAATCGGTGATCCACGCGGCGCGGCTCGCGCGCGAGCAGGGCTGGCACGTGGTGTCCGACACCTCGCATGACGGCTGCGAGGCCGTCGCGCGCGACGTGATGCAGGGCTACGGCGTGATCGCGGGCGAGACCGTCGCTGACGACTTTTGACATTTGCGCGGCGCCAAGCCGCGTAACATGGGGCGCGTCATGCATGGCGCGCCCGCTCGCGCGGGTGCCGTTTTCCTCCACCTCACCCACCGATTGGAGCCCAGACATGAGCATCTTTGGCGATATCGTGAACAAGCTGTTCGGCAAGGCCAAACCGGACCAGCCGCCGCCCGCGGCCGAACCCGTCCCGGACCCGGCCGCCGCGCAGGACGTGGCGCCCGAGGCCGCGCCGGCCCCGGCGCCGCTGTCCGACGTCGACGTCGCGGCGGTGATGGACCAACTGGTGGCCGACAGCGGCCAGACGCTGAACTGGCGCGTGTCGATCGTCGACACCATGAAGGCGCTCGGCGTGGACAGCAGCCTCGAGCATCGCAAACGGCTCGCCGCGGAACTGCACTACGACGGCGACATGAACGACTCGGCGAGCATGAACGTCTGGCTGCACAA
The window above is part of the Burkholderia glumae LMG 2196 = ATCC 33617 genome. Proteins encoded here:
- a CDS encoding organic hydroperoxide resistance protein; amino-acid sequence: MSVDAKYKTTATASGGGRDGKTELADGTLSFQLSVPKELGGPGGDGANPEKLFALGYSACFLGAMRVASQQTKIKVPEGTTVTATIGIGPRSEGGFGITAALDVYLPGVPEADAAKLVETTHDICPYSNAIKASVDVATNTRG
- a CDS encoding DUF3597 domain-containing protein, whose translation is MSIFGDIVNKLFGKAKPDQPPPAAEPVPDPAAAQDVAPEAAPAPAPLSDVDVAAVMDQLVADSGQTLNWRVSIVDTMKALGVDSSLEHRKRLAAELHYDGDMNDSASMNVWLHKTVMQALAANGGKLPSDLAN